One genomic segment of Hymenobacter psoromatis includes these proteins:
- a CDS encoding GH39 family glycosyl hydrolase, protein MRHFFGFLVGLSFAGWAALTPAACAQTAPAPVAITVEVAKPQGPLPPVWAYFGYDEPNYTYMPDGQKLLTELAALSPTPVYVRAHNLLTSGDGSAALKWGSTNAYTEDKKGRPVYDWRIVDRIFDAYVSRGMKPIAQLGFMPEALSTHPQPYRHHWAPGQPYEQIYTGWAYPPKDYQKWGELVYQWVRHSVARYGEAEVKTWRWELWNEPDISYWKGTAAEYYQLYDYSEAAVHRALPAAILGGPETTDPRNEHAATYLRGFLDHCVSGKNYVTGQPGTRLDYLSFHAKGSPQVVDGHVRMNMGTQFDDIIAGFKIVASYPTLRRLPIIIGENDPEGCAACGVRTNPANAYRNGTLYASYTAAVYARLSELAAEYQVNLKGAVSWSFEFENQPWFAGFRDLATNGVDKPVLNVFRMLGMMRGPRVAVSNPTALTVPDIQAQAQAQSQRPDIGALATADDHSAAVLVWHYHNDALPAAPAEVALTLQGIAASQALLQHYRIDEDHSNAYAAWQALGSPQPPTPAQQAALAQAGQLALLTSPSWITTQNGQAVLHFTLPRQGVSLLRLSW, encoded by the coding sequence ATGCGACATTTCTTCGGGTTTTTAGTTGGGCTTAGCTTCGCGGGGTGGGCGGCCCTGACCCCGGCCGCCTGCGCCCAAACCGCGCCGGCTCCCGTGGCCATTACGGTGGAGGTGGCCAAGCCTCAGGGCCCGCTGCCGCCGGTGTGGGCCTACTTCGGCTACGACGAGCCCAACTATACCTACATGCCCGATGGGCAAAAGCTGCTCACCGAGCTGGCGGCCCTGAGCCCGACCCCGGTGTACGTGCGCGCCCATAATCTGCTGACCAGCGGCGACGGCTCGGCGGCCCTCAAGTGGGGCTCGACCAACGCCTACACCGAGGACAAAAAAGGCCGCCCGGTGTACGACTGGCGCATCGTGGACCGCATTTTTGATGCTTACGTGAGCCGGGGTATGAAGCCCATTGCGCAGCTGGGCTTTATGCCCGAGGCCCTTTCCACGCACCCGCAGCCCTACCGCCACCACTGGGCCCCCGGCCAGCCCTACGAGCAGATTTATACCGGCTGGGCCTACCCCCCCAAAGACTACCAAAAGTGGGGCGAGCTGGTGTACCAGTGGGTGCGGCACAGCGTGGCCCGCTACGGCGAGGCCGAGGTGAAAACCTGGCGTTGGGAGCTGTGGAACGAGCCCGATATCAGCTACTGGAAGGGCACGGCCGCGGAGTATTACCAGCTCTACGACTACTCGGAAGCGGCCGTACACCGCGCCCTACCCGCCGCCATCCTGGGCGGCCCCGAAACCACCGACCCGCGCAACGAGCACGCTGCCACCTACTTGCGCGGCTTCCTGGACCACTGCGTGAGTGGCAAAAACTACGTGACCGGCCAGCCCGGCACCCGCCTCGACTACCTCTCCTTCCACGCCAAGGGCAGCCCCCAGGTGGTGGATGGCCACGTGCGCATGAACATGGGCACGCAGTTCGACGATATCATCGCGGGCTTCAAAATTGTGGCTTCCTACCCCACCTTGCGGCGGCTGCCCATCATCATCGGCGAAAATGACCCCGAGGGCTGCGCGGCCTGCGGCGTGCGCACCAACCCCGCCAATGCCTACCGCAATGGCACGCTCTACGCCAGCTATACGGCCGCCGTTTACGCCCGCCTCTCCGAGCTGGCCGCCGAGTACCAGGTCAACCTTAAGGGGGCCGTGAGCTGGTCGTTTGAGTTTGAAAACCAGCCCTGGTTTGCCGGCTTCCGCGATTTGGCCACCAACGGCGTGGACAAGCCCGTGCTCAACGTGTTTCGGATGCTGGGGATGATGCGCGGCCCGCGCGTGGCGGTGAGTAACCCTACGGCCCTCACCGTGCCCGACATTCAGGCCCAGGCCCAGGCCCAGAGCCAGCGCCCCGACATCGGGGCCCTGGCCACGGCCGACGACCACTCGGCCGCGGTGCTGGTCTGGCACTACCACAACGATGCCCTGCCCGCCGCCCCCGCCGAAGTAGCCCTGACCCTGCAAGGCATCGCGGCCAGCCAGGCCCTGCTCCAGCACTACCGTATCGACGAGGACCACAGCAACGCCTACGCCGCCTGGCAGGCGCTGGGCTCGCCGCAGCCGCCTACCCCCGCCCAGCAGGCGGCATTAGCGCAGGCCGGTCAGCTCGCCCTGCTCACTTCGCCCAGCTGGATAACCACTCAAAATGGGCAGGCCGTGCTGCACTTCACGCTGCCCCGCCAGGGTGTGTCGCTGCTGCGCCTGAGCTGGTAG
- a CDS encoding TolC family protein, with protein sequence MIVKLPRLSGIWLALLLGTAGRAAPAAAQALPPARDLDYYLAQARENSPLTHDVRNQGQAAQLETERLRAFYTKATGTLVANYTFVPILNQDNGRTRLSYSADATSNRYVGYDLALSNGALYQGYAQVTQPLFNQQRFEAYARQAQGLGLSQQNLARLSLHDLERFVGDQYILCRQDLDQLSYVRELLDILGRQRLLVQKLADASLLKRSDYLLLNIEVETQQIFLNTYRAAYHRDLLDLNVLCGLGDTAEVLLPPLRLALRQPGPLVGLSGFTERYRLDSLVLAANQRVFETRYQPLVNAFANGGLNAISLADIPRRFGVSAGLSLSVYLFDGHQRQTSRDRTQVLLETTRAYQRNFATVNPVRQQRILYELRQLEERQRLARAQVANYREVLDSYKRETIAGQLSVVFYVQVLKNYAVAARDLVLLENNRLLLVNLYNYWTW encoded by the coding sequence ATGATAGTCAAGCTACCGCGCTTATCTGGAATTTGGTTGGCGCTGCTGCTGGGCACGGCCGGCCGTGCCGCGCCGGCCGCCGCGCAGGCCCTACCCCCCGCCCGCGACCTGGACTACTACTTGGCCCAGGCCCGCGAGAACAGCCCCCTCACGCACGACGTGCGCAACCAAGGCCAGGCCGCGCAGCTCGAAACCGAGCGGTTGCGCGCCTTTTATACCAAGGCCACGGGCACGCTGGTGGCCAACTACACTTTCGTGCCCATCCTCAACCAGGACAACGGCCGCACCCGGCTCAGCTACTCGGCCGATGCCACCAGCAACCGCTACGTAGGCTACGACCTGGCCCTGAGCAACGGCGCGCTCTACCAGGGCTACGCCCAGGTTACGCAGCCGCTCTTCAATCAGCAGCGCTTCGAGGCGTATGCCCGGCAGGCCCAGGGCCTGGGCCTGAGCCAGCAGAACCTGGCCCGCCTCTCGCTGCACGACCTGGAGCGCTTCGTAGGCGACCAGTACATCCTGTGCCGGCAAGACCTGGACCAGCTCAGCTACGTGCGCGAGCTGCTCGACATTCTGGGCCGTCAGCGCCTGTTGGTGCAGAAGCTCGCGGATGCCAGCTTGCTCAAGCGCTCCGACTACCTGCTGCTTAATATTGAGGTCGAAACCCAGCAGATTTTCCTGAATACCTACCGCGCGGCCTACCACCGCGACCTGCTGGATTTGAACGTGTTGTGCGGCCTCGGCGACACTGCCGAAGTGCTGCTGCCGCCCCTGCGCCTGGCCCTGCGCCAGCCGGGGCCGCTGGTAGGCCTCTCGGGCTTCACCGAGCGCTACCGCCTCGACAGCCTGGTGCTGGCCGCCAACCAGCGCGTGTTTGAAACGCGCTACCAGCCGCTGGTGAATGCCTTCGCCAACGGCGGCCTCAATGCCATCAGCCTGGCCGATATTCCGCGCCGCTTTGGGGTGAGCGCGGGGCTGAGCCTGAGCGTGTACCTGTTTGATGGCCACCAGCGCCAAACCAGCCGCGACCGCACCCAGGTGCTGCTCGAAACCACCCGCGCCTACCAGCGCAACTTCGCCACCGTGAACCCCGTGCGCCAGCAGCGCATCCTCTATGAGCTGCGGCAGCTGGAAGAGCGCCAGCGCCTGGCTCGTGCGCAGGTAGCCAACTACCGCGAGGTGCTCGACTCTTATAAGCGCGAAACCATTGCCGGGCAGCTCTCGGTGGTGTTTTACGTGCAGGTATTGAAAAACTACGCCGTGGCCGCCCGCGATTTGGTGCTGCTGGAAAACAACCGCCTGCTGCTGGTGAACTTATATAATTACTGGACGTGGTAA
- a CDS encoding efflux RND transporter periplasmic adaptor subunit, which yields MNYLLPLLLLLAACHAAPADGDEAAGPTPRAQVQAVAVSTQPLTQYRTFPATSTYPRKSTVTAPVAGYVTGVKVRLGDRVTAGQVLFTLETKERRALGNSIQRIDPTLKGFGLVAVPAPSPGIVSVLNVQQAGDYLLEGTALATVAESSQLVFQLNLPYEYHALAQGHPRCTIVLPDSTRLVGVVQSALASVSPGQSEVYLVKPLNPQGVIPENLIAQIRLTQTRQPRAQTLPASCVLADETLHHFWVMKLVNDSTAVRVAVTLGVQNPEEIEIKSPVFSPTTRILSAGNYGLADTAKVTLTR from the coding sequence ATGAACTACCTGCTTCCTCTGCTGTTGCTGCTCGCCGCCTGCCACGCCGCCCCGGCCGACGGCGACGAGGCCGCCGGCCCTACCCCCCGCGCCCAGGTGCAGGCCGTGGCGGTGAGCACCCAGCCCCTGACCCAGTACCGCACCTTTCCGGCCACCTCCACCTACCCCCGCAAAAGTACCGTGACGGCCCCCGTGGCCGGCTACGTGACGGGCGTAAAGGTGCGGCTGGGCGACCGCGTAACGGCCGGGCAGGTGCTCTTCACCCTCGAAACCAAGGAGCGCCGCGCCCTCGGCAATTCCATTCAGCGCATCGACCCCACGCTTAAGGGCTTCGGGCTGGTGGCGGTGCCCGCGCCCTCGCCGGGCATCGTGAGCGTGCTCAACGTGCAGCAGGCCGGCGACTACCTGCTCGAAGGCACGGCGCTGGCCACCGTGGCCGAAAGCAGCCAGCTCGTGTTTCAGCTCAACCTGCCCTACGAGTACCACGCCCTGGCCCAGGGCCACCCGCGCTGCACCATCGTGCTTCCCGATAGCACCCGCTTGGTGGGGGTAGTGCAGTCGGCGCTGGCCAGCGTGAGCCCGGGCCAGTCGGAGGTGTACCTGGTGAAGCCGCTCAACCCGCAAGGCGTTATCCCCGAGAATCTTATTGCCCAGATACGCCTCACCCAAACCCGCCAGCCCCGCGCCCAGACCCTACCCGCCAGCTGCGTGCTGGCCGACGAGACGCTGCATCATTTTTGGGTGATGAAGCTCGTCAACGACTCCACGGCCGTGCGCGTCGCGGTGACGCTGGGCGTGCAAAACCCCGAGGAGATTGAAATCAAAAGCCCGGTCTTCAGCCCGACTACCCGCATCCTGAGCGCGGGCAACTACGGGCTGGCCGACACGGCGAAAGTGACGCTGACGCGATGA
- a CDS encoding efflux RND transporter permease subunit has product MARPIPAGPADQSYFQAYRKPILLVGLLLLAAGLFAYSRMQTALFPEVTFPKITLIADAGQQPIDRMMITVTKPLEAAVKRVKGVTVVKSSTSRGSCVIQVFLNWDVDVYATKAQLESRVNEIKGLLPAGVTIATEAMNQSLFPVLGYSLESTSRSPIALRDAANLLARPLFSQVPGASNVVVRGGKAKEFVVIPDAARLASQRLTPAQLQAAFANTNFVLSAGNLASFRRLYLTLADTRLATLDDLRQVVVRADSGRVVRVRDVATVDIEEQQEFVIINANGHDAVLIDLVKQQGVDLTTFAHDAYAKAAALRRLLPPGMRLRPYYDQSVFVGDSINSVLHSILEGLALAILVMFVFLRSWRASLAVLLTIPVTVCFTLLVLYLFGITLDIMSLGAIAASVGLIIDDAIVIIEQIYRGHEENPSASNVRVVRLAIAGLFPAMVASSLSTIVIHFPFRLMSGLAGSFFKELSDTMQITMVCSFLVTWLLLPVLHLLIGYRPGKNAQAHAHHDVAAEQASKLSWLTNLFARPLLALALVAGLGVGAWLAASRLETGFLPDLDEGTIVLDYHAPPGTSQAETDRILRRVERNIITKNPEIQSYSRRTGIGLAFDTRPPEYGDYSIQLRRDHQLTTPQVINQLRQRIEATEPALTVDFGQRISDLLGDLMSSAKPIEIKLFGDDQATLEKLSAQAGQLLAQVPGVADINDGLVPSGPSIVLRPDVAKLARYGLTPLDFQAQLSSLVGGQVLSASSATQASISPAQAASLGGIQVGQVQDGEQLRQVLLRHVDFRQNSLARLEKQVIFLPNGSPRPLPFFASIAVEPGNVELRREDLKSVAVLTARLDGRDLGSAVAAIRQQLGRRLALPPGYTIVYGGAYAEQQASFRELELILLTASMLVFTVLLFLFREWLISLLVLFISVLGIAGCVLGLFFAGIPLNVSSYTGIIMIVGIIAENAIFTVHQFYESLRTTNDVDTAIRYAIALRIRPKLMTAIGAILALSPLALGIGLGAQMQQPLAVAVIGGFVVALPLLLFVLPTGMRLIYHAVRPPEAIAPDGTVLAE; this is encoded by the coding sequence GTGGCCCGCCCTATCCCCGCCGGCCCGGCCGACCAGTCGTACTTCCAAGCCTACCGCAAGCCCATTCTGCTGGTGGGGCTGCTGCTGCTGGCGGCGGGCCTGTTTGCCTACTCGCGGATGCAGACGGCGCTGTTCCCGGAGGTCACGTTTCCTAAAATCACACTCATCGCGGATGCCGGGCAGCAGCCGATTGACCGGATGATGATAACCGTGACCAAGCCCCTGGAAGCGGCCGTGAAGCGCGTAAAAGGCGTGACGGTGGTGAAGAGCAGCACCAGCCGCGGCTCGTGCGTGATTCAGGTATTTCTGAATTGGGACGTGGACGTGTACGCCACCAAAGCCCAGCTCGAAAGCCGCGTGAACGAGATAAAAGGGCTGCTGCCGGCCGGCGTCACCATCGCCACCGAGGCCATGAACCAGTCGCTGTTTCCGGTGCTCGGCTACTCGCTGGAAAGCACTTCGCGCTCGCCCATTGCCCTGCGCGACGCGGCCAATCTACTGGCCCGGCCGCTGTTTTCGCAGGTGCCGGGTGCCTCCAACGTGGTGGTGCGCGGCGGCAAGGCCAAGGAGTTCGTGGTCATTCCCGACGCGGCGCGGCTGGCCAGCCAGCGCCTCACGCCGGCCCAGCTGCAAGCGGCGTTTGCCAATACCAACTTCGTGCTTTCGGCCGGCAACCTGGCCAGCTTCCGCCGCCTCTACCTCACCCTGGCCGACACCCGCCTGGCGACCCTCGACGACCTGCGCCAGGTGGTGGTGCGCGCCGATTCGGGCCGCGTGGTGCGCGTGCGCGACGTGGCCACGGTGGATATTGAGGAGCAGCAGGAGTTCGTCATCATCAACGCCAACGGCCACGACGCGGTGCTTATTGACCTGGTAAAGCAGCAGGGCGTGGACCTCACCACCTTCGCCCATGATGCCTACGCCAAGGCCGCCGCGCTGCGCCGCCTCCTACCCCCCGGTATGCGCTTGCGGCCCTACTACGACCAGTCGGTATTCGTGGGCGATAGCATCAACAGCGTGCTGCACAGCATCTTGGAAGGGCTGGCGCTGGCCATCCTGGTGATGTTCGTGTTTTTGCGTTCGTGGCGGGCCAGCCTGGCGGTGCTGCTCACCATCCCGGTCACGGTTTGCTTCACGCTGCTGGTACTTTACCTGTTTGGGATAACCCTGGATATCATGTCGTTGGGAGCTATTGCGGCCTCGGTGGGGCTCATTATTGACGATGCCATCGTCATTATTGAGCAGATATACCGGGGGCACGAGGAAAACCCGAGCGCCAGCAACGTGCGGGTGGTGCGACTAGCCATCGCGGGGCTGTTTCCGGCCATGGTGGCCTCGTCGTTGAGCACCATCGTTATCCACTTTCCCTTCCGGCTGATGAGCGGGCTAGCGGGTAGCTTTTTCAAGGAATTATCGGATACAATGCAGATTACAATGGTCTGCTCGTTTCTGGTCACCTGGCTCTTGCTGCCGGTGCTGCACTTGCTCATCGGCTACCGGCCGGGCAAAAATGCCCAGGCCCACGCGCACCACGATGTGGCCGCTGAGCAGGCGAGCAAGCTGAGTTGGCTGACCAATTTATTCGCCCGGCCGCTGCTGGCGCTGGCGTTGGTGGCGGGGCTGGGGGTAGGGGCCTGGCTGGCGGCGAGCCGGCTCGAAACCGGTTTCCTACCCGACCTCGACGAGGGCACCATTGTGCTCGACTACCACGCGCCGCCCGGCACTAGCCAGGCCGAAACCGACCGCATCCTGCGCCGGGTCGAGCGGAATATCATCACCAAAAACCCCGAAATCCAGAGTTATTCGCGGCGCACCGGCATCGGACTGGCCTTCGACACCCGCCCGCCCGAGTACGGCGACTACTCCATCCAGCTGCGGCGCGACCATCAGCTGACCACGCCCCAGGTTATCAACCAGTTGCGCCAGCGCATTGAGGCTACCGAGCCGGCCCTGACGGTGGACTTCGGCCAGCGCATCTCCGACCTGCTCGGCGATTTAATGAGCAGCGCCAAGCCCATCGAAATCAAGCTGTTTGGCGACGACCAGGCGACCCTCGAAAAGCTCTCGGCCCAGGCCGGGCAACTCTTGGCTCAGGTGCCCGGCGTGGCCGACATCAACGATGGGCTGGTGCCCTCCGGCCCGAGCATTGTGCTGCGGCCCGACGTGGCCAAGCTGGCCCGCTACGGCCTCACGCCCCTCGATTTTCAGGCCCAGCTCAGCAGCCTCGTGGGTGGGCAGGTGCTGAGCGCCAGCAGCGCGACCCAGGCCAGCATCTCGCCGGCCCAGGCGGCTTCGCTCGGCGGCATCCAGGTGGGGCAGGTGCAGGACGGCGAGCAGCTGCGCCAGGTGCTGCTGCGCCACGTGGACTTCCGCCAAAATAGCCTGGCCCGGCTCGAAAAGCAGGTTATCTTCCTGCCCAACGGCTCGCCCCGGCCGCTACCGTTTTTCGCCAGCATTGCCGTGGAGCCGGGCAACGTGGAGCTGCGCCGCGAGGACCTGAAGTCGGTGGCCGTGCTCACGGCCCGCCTCGACGGGCGCGACCTCGGCTCGGCGGTGGCGGCCATCCGGCAGCAGCTGGGCCGGCGGCTGGCCCTACCCCCCGGCTACACCATCGTCTACGGTGGGGCCTACGCCGAGCAGCAAGCCTCGTTCCGCGAGCTGGAGCTGATTCTGCTCACGGCCAGTATGCTGGTGTTCACGGTCTTGCTGTTCCTGTTTCGCGAGTGGCTGATTTCGCTGCTGGTGCTCTTTATCTCGGTGCTGGGCATCGCGGGCTGCGTACTCGGGCTGTTTTTTGCCGGCATTCCGCTGAACGTGAGCAGCTACACCGGTATTATCATGATAGTGGGCATCATCGCCGAAAACGCCATTTTCACGGTGCATCAGTTCTACGAGTCCCTGCGCACGACGAATGACGTGGACACCGCCATTCGCTACGCCATCGCCCTACGCATTCGGCCCAAGCTGATGACGGCCATCGGGGCCATTCTGGCGCTCTCGCCGCTGGCCCTCGGCATCGGCCTCGGCGCGCAGATGCAGCAGCCGCTGGCCGTGGCCGTTATCGGCGGCTTCGTGGTGGCGCTGCCGCTGCTGCTGTTCGTGCTGCCCACCGGCATGCGCCTGATTTACCACGCCGTGCGCCCCCCGGAGGCCATTGCGCCCGATGGCACGGTGCTGGCGGAGTAA
- a CDS encoding phosphatase PAP2 family protein, producing MQEAPLNLLAKCHFDRLWPDFYQQICFKTPTLLPDPSFPSGHTMASLARACVVGIGCWHTRGRWLAWGAGLLFALGVAWSRLYLSAHYPSDVLAGWLATGAWVSSLYLATSRYLAELRRLGRRLWG from the coding sequence TTGCAAGAAGCCCCCCTCAACCTGCTGGCCAAGTGCCACTTCGACCGCTTGTGGCCCGATTTTTACCAGCAGATATGCTTTAAAACCCCCACGCTGCTCCCCGACCCAAGCTTCCCGAGCGGGCACACGATGGCCTCGCTGGCGCGGGCCTGCGTGGTAGGCATCGGGTGCTGGCACACGCGCGGGCGCTGGCTGGCCTGGGGCGCGGGCCTGCTCTTCGCGCTGGGCGTGGCCTGGTCGCGCCTCTACCTCTCGGCCCACTACCCCTCCGATGTGCTGGCCGGCTGGCTGGCCACCGGGGCCTGGGTCAGCAGCCTCTACCTGGCTACCTCGCGCTACCTGGCGGAGCTGCGACGGTTGGGAAGGCGGCTGTGGGGATAG
- a CDS encoding SDR family oxidoreductase translates to MNPSSSPQKIALVTGAATGIGRAIAIRLAQDGIAVAVNYLGDSVPANEVVQQIRQVGGTAKAFAADVSVVAAISALFAAVIAEFGGLDIVVANAGVAVVGPAIADLTEADFDRLQAVNYKGTFFVLQQAARHVRTGGRIIQISSSSTLYPAAGLGGYASSKAAGRVLTEILAQELGSRQISVNSILPGPTRTPALLQELPPEEAVRITGANALGRLGEPEDIANLVAFLVGPDGGWVNGQQLVANGGGRI, encoded by the coding sequence ATGAACCCCTCTTCCTCTCCCCAGAAAATAGCCCTCGTCACGGGTGCGGCCACCGGCATCGGGCGCGCTATAGCCATTCGCCTGGCCCAAGACGGTATTGCCGTGGCCGTTAATTACCTCGGCGACTCGGTCCCCGCCAATGAGGTGGTGCAGCAAATCAGGCAGGTCGGCGGCACCGCCAAAGCTTTTGCGGCCGACGTGAGCGTGGTAGCGGCTATCAGCGCCTTGTTTGCGGCGGTTATCGCCGAGTTCGGCGGGCTTGATATCGTGGTGGCCAATGCCGGCGTGGCCGTCGTCGGCCCCGCCATTGCCGACCTGACCGAAGCGGACTTTGACCGCCTCCAAGCCGTGAATTACAAAGGGACATTTTTCGTGCTGCAACAGGCGGCGCGGCACGTGCGCACCGGGGGCCGCATCATCCAGATATCGTCCTCCTCCACCCTTTACCCCGCCGCGGGCCTCGGCGGGTATGCCTCCAGCAAGGCCGCGGGCCGGGTGCTCACCGAGATTCTGGCGCAGGAGCTGGGTTCCCGGCAGATTTCGGTCAACAGCATCCTGCCCGGCCCCACCCGCACGCCGGCGCTCCTGCAAGAGCTGCCCCCCGAAGAAGCGGTCCGCATCACCGGGGCCAACGCACTGGGCCGCCTGGGCGAGCCGGAAGACATCGCCAATCTGGTCGCCTTCCTCGTCGGCCCCGATGGCGGCTGGGTGAACGGCCAGCAGCTCGTGGCCAACGGGGGCGGCCGCATTTAA
- a CDS encoding Atu2307/SP_0267 family LLM class monooxygenase: MELGIDSFVWAMEGPDADRRRNPVEAMSEMLARIERADEAGLDVFGIGEHHLAEFLDSAPALILAAAAARTRRIRLTSAVAVLSAVDPVRLFQQFATLDVLSNGRAEMVVGRGSSIEAFPLFGFDLQDYDALFAEKLDLLLRLREQETITWAGKFRPALTGQGVYPRPVQAQLPVWLGVGGTPASFVRAGTLGLPLMVAIIGGETRRFRPLVDLYREAGRRAGFRPEQLRVGLHAFGYVGATTPEAVEEFYPGYAATMTRMGKMRGWGPINRAGFDAVARPHGAMLIGGPAHVAAKIKAHSAALGGVDRVVFQMDSGGLPNDQILHSIDLMGKELVPLLR, encoded by the coding sequence ATGGAACTTGGAATTGACAGCTTCGTCTGGGCGATGGAAGGCCCCGATGCCGACCGCCGCCGCAACCCGGTGGAAGCCATGAGCGAAATGCTGGCCCGCATCGAGCGGGCCGATGAGGCCGGGCTCGACGTGTTCGGCATCGGCGAGCACCACCTGGCCGAATTTCTGGATTCGGCCCCGGCCCTGATTCTGGCCGCCGCCGCCGCCCGCACCCGCCGCATTCGCCTCACCAGCGCGGTGGCCGTGCTGAGCGCCGTCGACCCGGTGCGCCTGTTTCAGCAGTTTGCCACCCTGGATGTGCTCTCCAATGGCCGGGCCGAAATGGTGGTGGGGCGCGGCTCGTCCATCGAGGCTTTTCCGCTGTTCGGCTTCGATTTGCAGGATTACGATGCCTTGTTTGCCGAAAAGCTTGACCTGCTGCTGCGCCTGCGCGAGCAGGAAACCATTACGTGGGCGGGCAAATTTCGGCCGGCGCTCACGGGGCAGGGCGTGTACCCGCGCCCGGTGCAGGCGCAGCTGCCCGTGTGGCTGGGGGTAGGCGGCACGCCGGCCTCGTTTGTGCGGGCCGGCACGCTGGGCCTGCCCTTGATGGTGGCCATCATCGGGGGCGAAACGCGCCGCTTCCGGCCCCTGGTAGACCTCTACCGCGAGGCTGGCCGCCGCGCCGGCTTCCGCCCCGAGCAGCTGCGGGTGGGCCTGCACGCCTTTGGCTACGTGGGGGCCACTACCCCGGAAGCAGTGGAAGAATTCTATCCCGGCTACGCCGCCACCATGACGCGCATGGGCAAAATGCGGGGCTGGGGGCCCATCAACCGCGCCGGCTTCGACGCGGTGGCCAGACCCCACGGAGCCATGCTCATCGGCGGCCCCGCGCACGTAGCCGCCAAAATCAAGGCCCACAGCGCAGCTCTCGGCGGCGTTGACCGGGTAGTGTTTCAGATGGACTCAGGAGGGCTACCCAACGACCAGATTTTGCACAGTATCGATTTGATGGGCAAGGAGTTGGTGCCGTTGCTACGGTAA
- a CDS encoding zinc-dependent alcohol dehydrogenase family protein gives MNSPKTANGVRFHEVGGPEVLRVETVEIPAPAPHEVRLHVKAVGINRMDTVIRMGHFPIPPVFPAHLGFEAAGLIESVGSDVTNFKVGDKVNVFPAFMPNDYGTYGDLVVLPAYALQPFPALLSFEQAAAVWATYLVAYGMLVNSAQLQKGQAVLLNAASSSAGLAAIQITNSLGGISVALTTSPAKKAALVAAGAQHVIVTSEEDIAGRVQEITGGKGAEIILDAVGGSQFEKLVAAAAERAQLFAYGMLGAEAGSYPTFQVVMKMLTVKGYNMMDLLSDPVKSAAAVAFIQQGLQAGTLKPVVGHTFPLEKVADAHRFVEANGHVGKVVLSIQ, from the coding sequence ATGAACTCTCCAAAAACAGCCAACGGCGTCCGATTCCACGAAGTGGGCGGCCCCGAAGTATTGCGCGTAGAAACAGTGGAAATCCCGGCCCCGGCCCCGCACGAAGTGCGGCTACACGTGAAAGCGGTGGGCATCAACCGCATGGACACCGTCATCCGCATGGGGCACTTTCCCATCCCGCCGGTTTTTCCGGCCCACCTGGGCTTCGAGGCCGCCGGCCTCATTGAGTCGGTTGGGTCCGACGTTACGAATTTCAAGGTGGGCGATAAAGTGAACGTCTTTCCGGCCTTCATGCCCAACGACTACGGCACCTATGGCGACCTGGTAGTGCTGCCCGCTTATGCGTTGCAGCCGTTTCCGGCTTTGCTTTCCTTTGAACAAGCCGCTGCCGTCTGGGCAACGTACCTGGTAGCCTACGGGATGCTGGTTAACAGCGCCCAGCTCCAGAAGGGTCAGGCGGTGCTCCTCAACGCGGCTTCCAGCAGCGCGGGCCTGGCCGCTATTCAAATTACCAATTCGCTCGGCGGCATTTCCGTTGCCCTGACTACCTCCCCGGCCAAAAAGGCCGCCCTGGTAGCGGCGGGCGCGCAGCACGTTATCGTTACCAGCGAGGAAGACATTGCCGGTCGGGTGCAGGAAATTACTGGCGGCAAGGGGGCCGAAATCATCCTGGATGCCGTGGGCGGCTCCCAGTTTGAGAAACTCGTAGCGGCCGCCGCCGAACGGGCGCAACTCTTTGCCTACGGGATGCTGGGGGCAGAGGCGGGGTCTTATCCGACGTTCCAGGTGGTGATGAAAATGCTCACCGTTAAGGGCTACAACATGATGGACCTGCTCAGCGACCCGGTCAAGAGCGCGGCGGCCGTGGCCTTTATTCAGCAGGGGCTGCAAGCCGGAACCCTGAAGCCGGTGGTCGGCCACACCTTTCCCCTCGAAAAAGTAGCCGACGCCCACCGGTTTGTGGAAGCGAACGGCCACGTGGGCAAAGTCGTGCTTAGCATCCAGTAG
- a CDS encoding winged helix-turn-helix transcriptional regulator: MTYAVQLIGGRWKLLIMAGLDKRPLRYGELKRNLSQISERMLTLQLRELEADGILTRTVFAEVPPRVEYELTAIGKELVPICLELSNWGTKHRALAANQPAESPVQEDCPVGALPEAMTA; the protein is encoded by the coding sequence ATGACCTACGCCGTCCAGCTCATTGGTGGCCGCTGGAAGCTGCTGATTATGGCCGGCCTCGACAAGCGCCCGTTGCGCTACGGCGAACTGAAGCGGAACCTCAGCCAGATATCTGAGCGGATGCTCACCCTGCAATTGCGCGAGTTGGAAGCGGACGGTATCCTGACCCGCACCGTCTTCGCTGAAGTGCCCCCGCGGGTGGAATACGAGCTGACCGCGATTGGTAAAGAACTGGTGCCCATTTGCCTGGAGCTGAGCAACTGGGGCACCAAGCACCGGGCCCTGGCCGCCAATCAACCAGCGGAAAGCCCAGTGCAGGAGGACTGCCCCGTCGGTGCTTTACCAGAGGCGATGACGGCTTAG